GGGCAAGACGACCCTGGCGCGGTTGCTGGCTGCCGAGGTGGGAGCGCATTTTATCGCGCTGAGTGCGGTGTCGGCGGGTGTGAAGGATATCCGCGAGGCCGTGACCGAGGCCGAGCGTCTGCGGGGCCGGGGCACGCGCACCATGCTGTTTCTCGACGAGATTCACCGCTTCAACAAGGCCCAGCAGGACGCGCTGCTGCCGCACGTCGAATCGGGCCTGCTGACGCTGGTGGGCGCGACCACCGAGAATCCCAGCTTCGAGGTCAATCCGGCGCTCAGAAGCCGCGCCCGCACGCTGGTGCTCGAAGCTCTGACGCCTGCCGATCTGCTGGCGCTGCTGCACCGCGCCCTGAATGACGAACGCGGGTTGCCGGGGGTGCAGGCCCAGCCAGAAGCACTGGAGCTGCTGGCCCGGATTGCCGACGGAGACGCCCGCCGCGCCCTGAGTACGCTGGAAGTGGCGTCTACGCTGGCCGATCCGGTTACGCCGGACGCCGTCACCGAGGCGTTCGGGCGGCATCTGCCCAGCATGGACAAGGGCGGTGAAGACTTTTACAACCTGATTTCGGCGCTGCATAAATCGGTGCGCGGCTCTCACCCCGACGCCGCGTTGTACTGGCTGGCCCGCATGGTCGCGGGCGGGGCCGACCCGCTGTATGTGGCCCGCAGAGTGGTTCGCATGGCCTCGGAAGATATCGGGCTGGCCGACCCTCAGGCGCTGCGGCTGTGTCTGGCAGCCAAAGACGCGGTGGAATTTCTGGGCAGCCCCGAAGGTGATCTGAGTCTGGCGCAGGCGGTGGTGTATCTGGCGCTGGCTCCCAAAAGCAACAGCGTGTATACCGCCTGGAAAGCCGCGCTGTCGGCAGTGGACGGCGAACAGTTGGCGGTTCCGGCGCACCTCAGGAACGCGCCCACCGCCCTGATGCGCTCGCAGGGGTACGGGCAGGGCTACGCGTACTATTTCGACGATCCCGAGGGCAGCTTCACGCAGCGCTATCTACCGGAGGGAGCCGATCTGCACCTGTATAGACCGCAGCGGGAAGGCTGGGAAGGCCGCGCCTCCGAGCGCTGGCGCAAGCTGATGGCCCTGCACGGCGGCGACGTACCAGCGGCTGCCGAGCAGCTGACGGAAAATTAAAGAATCGTAAGATTTGCCAAAGTTCGCCTGATACCATACTGAAATGACCACAGTTCAAGTTCCAGAGCGCACGTATTTCGGCACCGACGGCGTGCGAAGTGTGGCGGGTGAGTTTCCGCTGACCGCCGAGTGGGTGATGCGGCTGGGTGCCGCCGCCGCCGAGGTGCTCAAGGCACAGAAGCAGTCGGGCCGCACCAGCGTGGTGATCGGCAAAGATACCCGGCAGTCGGGCGACATGCTGGAAGCGGCGCTGGCAGCGGGCCTGACCAGCCGGGGCGTGCATGTGGTGCATCTGGGCGTGCTGCCCACCCCCGGCGTCAGCTTCCTGACCCGGCATCTGGGAGCCGACGCGGGCGTGGTCATCAGCGCGTCTCACAATCCCTATCAGGACAACGGCATCAAGTTCTTCGGGGCGGGCGGCAGCAAGATCAGCGACGAGCTGGAAGCCAGCATCGAGGCCATGCTGGGCAACGTGGCCGATCTTCCGGCCATCAGCGGCACCACCCTGGGTGAAGTCACCAATTACACCGAGGCCGAGCGCCTGTACGCCGCGTATCTGGGCACCCACGCCCCCGACCTGACGGGCCTGAGAATCGCGATGGACTGTGCCAACGGCGCGGCCTACCGCATCGGGCCGAAGGTGTATCAGGCGGCGGGCGCAGACCTGTTCGCCATCTACACCACCCCCGACGGGCGCAACATCAACCGAGACTGCGGCAGCACCCACCTGGGCAATCTGGCCCGCATCGTGCGCGAGGGCGGCTACGATCTGGGTGTGGCCTTCGACGGCGACGCCGACCGCGCCCTGTTCGTCGATTCGCGGGGCAACGTGGTACACGGCGACCATATCCTGCTGCTGAATGCGCGGGCACGCCGCGAAAGCACGGTGGTCGCCACCATCATGAGCAACATGGCGCTGGAAGTGAAATTGCAGGATGCAGGCGTGCACCTGACGCGGGCAGCAGTAGGCGACCGCTACGTGTACGAGCAGCTTCAGGCGGGCAACTTCAAGCTGGGCGGCGAGCAGAGCGGGCACATCCTGTTTCTCGACCTGTCGCCCACCGGAGACGGCGTGCTGACCTCGCTGCTGACGCTGGCCGCCATGAAAGAGCAGGGCACCACCCTCGACGCGCTGTACGACGACCTGACGATGTTTCCGCAGACGCTGGTGAACGTGCGCGTAACAGACAAGGTGGCGGCGGTCAGGAATGCGGCGGTGCAGGCGGCGGTCAAGGCTGCCGAAGTCCGGCTGGACGGACGCGGGCGCGTGAATCTGCGGCCCAGTGGCACCGAACAGCTCGTGCGCGTGATGGTCGAAGGCCCCGATGAAGCGGAAATTCACGCCATCGCCGCCGAGATCGCCGAACTGGTGCGGCAGGCGTAAAGGCCGTCGCGCTAACGGGGTTGCCCACTGGCTCACGGCCTCATGTGCAACACTGGGCCGATGAAACGAGCGGGTCAATTCCAGGTGAACTCTTGAAACCGCGTCAGGTAGAAGTGGCCCTGACGCGGCTGCTGTCGTCGGCTATCGGTGAACTGTCCGATCCGCGCATTCCGCTGATCTATACCATCGAGCGCGTGAGCGTGACGCCCGATTACGGCCTGGCGCGAGTATATGTTTCGGCCATCGGTGAGGTCGGGCCACTGATCGACGCGCTCAACCATGCGCGGGGCCGTCTTCAGCATGAAACGGGGCAGATCTTGAAGCTGCGCCGCACGCCCACGCTGGAATTCTATGCGGCGGGCGCGTCGCCCTTCGAGCGGCTGGAGCAGTCATGAGCACCACGCTCGAAACCGTGACGGCCTTCCGGGTGCGGTACGCCGAAACCGACGCGATGGGCGTGGTGCATCACGCCACCTATCCCATCTGGTTCGAGATGGGGCGCAGCGACTGGATGCGCGAGCTGGGCTTTCCGTATACCGAAGTCGAGGCCCGGGGCTACTATCTGATGCTGTCTGGGCTGAACGTGCGCTACCGTATGGCGGCCCGCTACGACGACGAACTGACCCTGAAGACCCGCATGAGCGAAGTCAAATCGCGCACGGCGGTCTTTGCCTACGAACTGTGGCGCGGCGAAGACCTGCTGGCAACGGGGGAGACGCACCACATCTGCACCGACCGCACCTATCGCCCGGCCCGCATGCCCCAGGAACTGATGGACGCCCTGAAATAACGAAGGCAGCCTGCGGTTTCTATTTACCGAGGTCGGCAAACGACGCCGGAGCGTTCAGCACCCGCAGATTCAGCTCGCTTGGCCCGCTGGTGGTCACGCTGCTCTTCGGATCGGGAGAGAAACACAGCGCCGTTGCCTGAGCGTTCCGCACAATCGGCCACACGCTCAGCAGGGCGCGGCCTGCCACGTCTGCGAGGGGCACCGTCCCGAAATACCGTGAATCCAGACTGCCGCCCGGACTGCGGTTATCGCCCATCACGAACAGCGACCCTGCCGGAACCGTCAGCGTTCTGGTGGCGGGCGCGTTCGGAAATAGCCCGGTCACGGCGGTGTTGGCCTCGGCACTGGTGGTATCCAGGCAGCCCTGCGCTCGCCAGAAATCCTGTGTCCAGTGGGCATTCAGCAGGTGCCCATTGATGCTGACCTGTCCGGCATCGATGCGGATATGGTCGCCCGCCACGCCGATCACCCGTTTGATCAGGTAAGGGCGGTAGGCCCAGGGCAGCGGCACGCCATGAACGTCGCGTTTCCATTCACTCGCGGCGGCGCGGGGCGGTTTGAAGACCACGATGTCGCCCCGGTGATACGTGCCCAGCCCGAAGCGGTGCGCCCAGCCTTCCAGCTTCGGAATGATGACTTCCTCGTTATTCCGCAGGCCCGGCATCATGCTCACGCCGTCGACGCGGGTGGCCGCCACGCCCACCTGTGTCAGCAGCACCACGAACAGAATCGAGGGAACCCACTCCTTAAGCAGCAGGCGCGTGTAGGTCGCGGCAGATTTCAAGTCAGCACGCCCAGATGTGCGGCGTAGGCGGCCCCGCCCAGCAGGGTGAGGGGCACCAGCACCCGCAGCACCCGCCAGCTCAGCCGCGAGATCGGACGCAGTGAACTGGCTGGCCCGAAGTCGCGCAGCGCCGCCTCCCACGCGGCTTCCTGCGCCAGTCCGGCAGTCAGATGGTCGAGCATGCACTGATGCAGATTGGCGTGCAGTTCGGCCCTCAGCGCGGCATTTCGTGGGGCGGCCCGCCTCAGGTACGCGGCCACGGCACTGGGAATCTGGGGACTGTTCAGCTCCATAGGGTTCTCACCGCCTCGTCAAAGCGGGTATAGGCATCCATCCGGCGCTGCAATTCTGCGCGGCCCGCGTCGGTCAGGTGGTAATAGCGCACGGCTGGCCCCCCGCGTGGCGGCTGGCGCTCGCTGCTGCCCAGAAAGCCCGCCCGTTCCAGTCGGTGCAGCGCCGGGTACAGGCTGCCAGCATTCAGCGTGAAATACCCGCCCGTGTCCAGATTGGCCGCCTTGGTAATTTCAAGGCCATACATCTCGCCGCTTCTCAGCACGCTCATCAGCACCATGTCCAGGCTGCCGCGCACCAGTTGAGTATCCATATCGCCTCCTGTATCTTTCGAGTATCAGAATCCAATATCCGAACATGATAATGGTGTGACGAAAACAGGCCGCCTCCAGTCGGGGCGGCCTGCTGTGTGGCTTTTTAGCCGGGGATGCGGATTTTCTGGCCGACCTGAATCAGATCTGGGTTGGAAATGTTGTTGTAGTGGGCGATGTCGCGGTATTTGCCCGCGTCGCCGAAGTACTTGAGGGCGATGCTGCTGAGGTTGTCGCCGTTCTGCACGGTGTAGACCGTCTCGCCGCCCGCGTCCTTCTCCTTGGTCAGTTCCTTGGTGCCGCCCACGACTTTCAGGCCGCTGGCGTCCACGGCCTCGACGCCCTCGATGCTGCGGGCAAGTTGGGCTGCGAGGTGCAGTTCGTGTTCGCTGTCGACTGCGCCGCGCAGAATGATGCTGCTGCCGCTCTGAAGCACGTCGATGGGATCGTCTTTCAGCTCGCCGTTGCTCTGGAAGGCGTTGAAGACACCCTTGGCAATGCGGTTGTGCTGGGCCAGCGCTTTCGCCACGATGTCGTCGCCCGCTGCCTGATCGTACTGGCCCTGGGTAGCCTGAGCGTCGGTGCTGGCGTCGATGGTGCCGCTGGTATCCACGCCCGCGTCAGGCGCGGCGGGAGCAGCCTGAGCTGCGGGAGCCGACGGGGCCGCGAACATCAGGCCGCTGGTATCCACGGCTTTCACGCCGCTGATGCCTGTGGCGACCACTTTGATCAGGCCCACGTACTGCTCGGTGGGAGCCTGCCCGGTAATGAAGGCCGTGCCGTTGTCGACCCGGACATCCAGGTTCAGAGGAGCGAGAAGTGCTTGAGCTTTGAACGCGTCTTTCACACGGTCAACCGTCGACTTTCCAAATGGCCACATGGCGCTCAGTGTGGGCGTCAAACAGTGATAATTCTCACGTTGGGGGTAAAACCGTCTTTAGAATTCGGGGGGGAGGGGGGGTAAAGACGGGCCATTGACCCAGGGCAGAAGAGCGTTCAGAGCGGTCTGCCCGGCCACGTCGCGCACCACGTTCAGGAAGTCGGCGGTACGGGCGCTGTGGCCTGCATACCGCGCTGCATAGCTCTGAAGCACGCGCCGGAAACTGGCGTCACCGATCTGGAGGCGCAGGACATGCAGCGTGAGTGCGCCGCGCTGATAACTGGTGCTGTCGAAGAGTTGCGGCGCGGCGGTG
Above is a window of Deinococcus ruber DNA encoding:
- a CDS encoding replication-associated recombination protein A → MTLFDPPAPLAERLRPRTIAEVVGQTHLLGPGKPLTRVLASGRLGSLILWGPPGVGKTTLARLLAAEVGAHFIALSAVSAGVKDIREAVTEAERLRGRGTRTMLFLDEIHRFNKAQQDALLPHVESGLLTLVGATTENPSFEVNPALRSRARTLVLEALTPADLLALLHRALNDERGLPGVQAQPEALELLARIADGDARRALSTLEVASTLADPVTPDAVTEAFGRHLPSMDKGGEDFYNLISALHKSVRGSHPDAALYWLARMVAGGADPLYVARRVVRMASEDIGLADPQALRLCLAAKDAVEFLGSPEGDLSLAQAVVYLALAPKSNSVYTAWKAALSAVDGEQLAVPAHLRNAPTALMRSQGYGQGYAYYFDDPEGSFTQRYLPEGADLHLYRPQREGWEGRASERWRKLMALHGGDVPAAAEQLTEN
- the glmM gene encoding phosphoglucosamine mutase, translating into MTTVQVPERTYFGTDGVRSVAGEFPLTAEWVMRLGAAAAEVLKAQKQSGRTSVVIGKDTRQSGDMLEAALAAGLTSRGVHVVHLGVLPTPGVSFLTRHLGADAGVVISASHNPYQDNGIKFFGAGGSKISDELEASIEAMLGNVADLPAISGTTLGEVTNYTEAERLYAAYLGTHAPDLTGLRIAMDCANGAAYRIGPKVYQAAGADLFAIYTTPDGRNINRDCGSTHLGNLARIVREGGYDLGVAFDGDADRALFVDSRGNVVHGDHILLLNARARRESTVVATIMSNMALEVKLQDAGVHLTRAAVGDRYVYEQLQAGNFKLGGEQSGHILFLDLSPTGDGVLTSLLTLAAMKEQGTTLDALYDDLTMFPQTLVNVRVTDKVAAVRNAAVQAAVKAAEVRLDGRGRVNLRPSGTEQLVRVMVEGPDEAEIHAIAAEIAELVRQA
- a CDS encoding ribosome-binding factor A, with protein sequence MKPRQVEVALTRLLSSAIGELSDPRIPLIYTIERVSVTPDYGLARVYVSAIGEVGPLIDALNHARGRLQHETGQILKLRRTPTLEFYAAGASPFERLEQS
- a CDS encoding acyl-CoA thioesterase; protein product: MSTTLETVTAFRVRYAETDAMGVVHHATYPIWFEMGRSDWMRELGFPYTEVEARGYYLMLSGLNVRYRMAARYDDELTLKTRMSEVKSRTAVFAYELWRGEDLLATGETHHICTDRTYRPARMPQELMDALK
- the lepB gene encoding signal peptidase I translates to MKSAATYTRLLLKEWVPSILFVVLLTQVGVAATRVDGVSMMPGLRNNEEVIIPKLEGWAHRFGLGTYHRGDIVVFKPPRAAASEWKRDVHGVPLPWAYRPYLIKRVIGVAGDHIRIDAGQVSINGHLLNAHWTQDFWRAQGCLDTTSAEANTAVTGLFPNAPATRTLTVPAGSLFVMGDNRSPGGSLDSRYFGTVPLADVAGRALLSVWPIVRNAQATALCFSPDPKSSVTTSGPSELNLRVLNAPASFADLGK
- a CDS encoding permease prefix domain 1-containing protein, whose product is MELNSPQIPSAVAAYLRRAAPRNAALRAELHANLHQCMLDHLTAGLAQEAAWEAALRDFGPASSLRPISRLSWRVLRVLVPLTLLGGAAYAAHLGVLT
- a CDS encoding PadR family transcriptional regulator, producing the protein MDTQLVRGSLDMVLMSVLRSGEMYGLEITKAANLDTGGYFTLNAGSLYPALHRLERAGFLGSSERQPPRGGPAVRYYHLTDAGRAELQRRMDAYTRFDEAVRTLWS
- a CDS encoding BON domain-containing protein, coding for MWPFGKSTVDRVKDAFKAQALLAPLNLDVRVDNGTAFITGQAPTEQYVGLIKVVATGISGVKAVDTSGLMFAAPSAPAAQAAPAAPDAGVDTSGTIDASTDAQATQGQYDQAAGDDIVAKALAQHNRIAKGVFNAFQSNGELKDDPIDVLQSGSSIILRGAVDSEHELHLAAQLARSIEGVEAVDASGLKVVGGTKELTKEKDAGGETVYTVQNGDNLSSIALKYFGDAGKYRDIAHYNNISNPDLIQVGQKIRIPG